A section of the Cuniculiplasma divulgatum genome encodes:
- a CDS encoding Lrp/AsnC family transcriptional regulator, which produces MEETKKAETTPIKLDEIDKDILKLLLYSDEANLKTIADKLKVSKSTVHNRIKRMRDEKFLNGLYPNLDTNKIGDQISAITLIEANYSPNYSIEVGERIARIKGVWAVYYVIGENDFVALIRAKSRDDLERIVTEFSNTEGVERTNTIMALSVVKEDPRDSIIF; this is translated from the coding sequence ATGGAAGAGACAAAGAAAGCAGAAACCACGCCAATTAAACTGGACGAAATAGATAAGGACATACTGAAGCTCCTTCTCTATTCAGACGAGGCAAATCTTAAGACCATTGCCGATAAGCTCAAGGTATCAAAGTCCACAGTCCACAACAGGATAAAACGGATGCGCGATGAAAAGTTTCTCAATGGACTCTACCCGAATCTGGACACCAACAAGATTGGCGATCAGATTTCTGCCATAACTCTCATAGAAGCAAATTACAGCCCTAATTATTCAATAGAGGTTGGGGAAAGGATCGCCAGAATAAAAGGAGTATGGGCAGTGTACTATGTAATAGGTGAAAATGATTTCGTGGCACTGATCAGGGCAAAATCGCGGGATGATCTTGAAAGGATAGTGACTGAATTCTCAAACACTGAAGGCGTGGAAAGAACAAACACCATTATGGCACTGAGCGTGGTCAAGGAAGATCCCAGGGATTCCATCATCTTCTGA
- a CDS encoding CoA-acylating methylmalonate-semialdehyde dehydrogenase: MKSSVNESEKVETIRNYLEGKYQDIEGEPVYDVYNPAFGKIIARTAGSGQRVVDAAVDAAMTAFRSWSKVPITDRVKILFRLENLLRENADEIARIVTTEHGKTFDESYGEVMRAIENVESATAATYHIMGRNNSDIARGIDEELIREPIGVFAVIAPFNFPVMVPFWFIPYAIGLGNTVVVKPSEKVPLTMQYVSSMFQKAGIPPGVVSVVNGGQETVEALLSNRHISGYSFVGSTRTAEIIHRRGTETHRRVQAGASAKNYELVMPDADLGTVIPSLISSFFGNAGERCLAGSVLVTLPENHRKVVNSFVDAASKLRLGFGLDADTDMGPLIREDHLKRVESYIVKGEEEGAHLLLDGRKKRSQKHPEGYFLGPTIFDNAASDMKIVTDEIFGPVASVMEVSNLGNAIETINRSRYGNSATIFTSSGRNAREFVHGVEAGNFGVNVGVAAPISFYPFGGYKDSFFGDLHAQGGDDHVMFFTERKVVVSRW, translated from the coding sequence ATGAAAAGCAGTGTAAATGAAAGCGAGAAAGTGGAAACAATAAGGAACTATCTGGAGGGAAAATATCAGGATATAGAGGGGGAGCCGGTTTATGATGTCTATAATCCGGCATTCGGTAAAATTATAGCCAGGACTGCAGGTTCGGGGCAGAGAGTGGTTGATGCTGCAGTGGATGCAGCCATGACGGCCTTCAGAAGCTGGTCTAAAGTCCCCATCACCGACAGGGTAAAAATTCTCTTCAGGCTTGAAAACCTTTTGAGGGAGAATGCAGACGAAATAGCACGAATAGTGACCACTGAGCATGGGAAGACCTTTGATGAGAGCTATGGAGAGGTGATGAGAGCCATTGAGAATGTCGAGTCCGCAACAGCAGCAACATACCACATAATGGGCAGGAACAATTCAGATATTGCCAGAGGCATTGACGAGGAACTGATCCGCGAACCCATTGGAGTGTTTGCGGTAATTGCACCTTTCAATTTTCCCGTGATGGTGCCATTCTGGTTCATACCGTATGCCATAGGGCTGGGCAATACCGTTGTGGTGAAGCCATCAGAAAAAGTCCCTCTCACCATGCAGTATGTTTCCTCCATGTTCCAGAAAGCAGGTATCCCTCCGGGTGTTGTATCCGTGGTGAACGGGGGGCAAGAAACAGTTGAAGCGCTTCTTTCAAACCGGCATATATCTGGATACAGTTTTGTTGGTTCCACAAGAACAGCCGAGATAATTCACAGGCGCGGTACTGAAACACACAGGCGTGTTCAGGCTGGTGCTTCTGCAAAGAACTATGAACTTGTCATGCCTGACGCTGATCTGGGAACGGTAATTCCTTCCCTCATAAGCTCATTCTTTGGCAATGCGGGTGAACGCTGTCTTGCAGGCTCAGTGCTGGTGACGTTGCCTGAGAATCACCGGAAGGTTGTGAATTCTTTCGTTGACGCAGCTTCAAAGCTAAGGCTTGGCTTTGGACTTGATGCTGATACAGATATGGGACCGCTCATCAGAGAAGATCACCTGAAGCGCGTGGAATCATATATTGTCAAGGGAGAAGAAGAGGGGGCACATCTCCTACTGGACGGCAGGAAGAAGAGATCTCAGAAGCATCCCGAAGGTTACTTCCTCGGCCCAACCATATTTGACAATGCCGCCAGTGACATGAAGATAGTCACTGACGAGATATTCGGACCGGTGGCATCAGTAATGGAGGTAAGTAACCTGGGGAACGCCATAGAAACCATCAACAGGAGCAGGTATGGAAATTCAGCAACCATCTTCACCTCAAGCGGTCGAAACGCAAGAGAATTTGTTCATGGCGTTGAAGCCGGTAATTTCGGTGTGAATGTTGGTGTTGCAGCACCCATCTCGTTTTACCCTTTCGGCGGTTACAAGGATTCCTTCTTCGGGGACCTGCATGCACAGGGCGGGGACGACCACGTCATGTTCTTCACGGAAAGGAAGGTTGTTGTTTCCAGATGGTGA
- a CDS encoding aspartate aminotransferase family protein codes for MEKVEPIANHGEESVSTSLTYATWRKQEGWKPLKIVDAEGVNFIDSSGRKYLDLSSQLMCSNLGHKNMNIIRAIKNQAEKIAYIAPGFNTEVREELSSSLKTILPPNLNKYFFATSGTEANEAAVKIIRMYKRKEGNTKIISAYNSYHGSTGSSIQVTGDFRRIEIDDVQHSPGFLHIPQPYCYRCPFGLKYPSCNVACADYVEYVIKSEGHVGGIILEPVTGTNGVIVPPKEYLPRVSEIARDNDVVFVADEVMTGFGRTGDWFAVNHWNVKPDIITTAKGISGAYMPLSLTATDKRISEYFDQNYFAHGHTYEAHPMTLAAGVAAIEEYKRLDIMKKVRGMAPHFASRLEEIRERHRSVGDVRHIGLFGAVELVKDQEKKTPFNSYEEKVAGKPLMTDLVAKKAMQDGVYISTWVTNLMIAPPLIISGDDLDRGFEALDAALSIADREVM; via the coding sequence TTGGAAAAGGTTGAACCAATAGCAAACCATGGAGAAGAATCGGTATCCACTTCACTGACATACGCTACCTGGCGGAAGCAGGAAGGGTGGAAACCCCTGAAAATTGTTGACGCCGAAGGCGTGAATTTCATAGATTCAAGCGGTAGGAAATACCTGGACCTCTCATCTCAGCTCATGTGTTCAAATCTCGGCCACAAGAACATGAACATTATCCGGGCTATTAAGAACCAGGCCGAGAAGATTGCCTATATTGCACCAGGCTTCAATACTGAAGTCAGGGAGGAGCTTTCTTCAAGCCTCAAGACCATTCTTCCTCCAAACCTCAACAAATACTTCTTCGCAACGTCAGGCACTGAAGCCAACGAAGCAGCAGTGAAGATCATAAGGATGTACAAAAGAAAGGAAGGGAATACCAAGATAATATCGGCATACAATTCCTACCATGGTTCCACAGGTTCAAGCATACAGGTCACCGGTGACTTCAGGCGCATAGAGATAGATGATGTGCAGCATTCCCCTGGATTCCTGCATATCCCGCAGCCTTACTGTTACAGATGCCCATTTGGGTTGAAATACCCTTCATGCAACGTTGCCTGTGCAGATTATGTTGAGTATGTAATCAAGAGCGAAGGACATGTTGGTGGGATTATCCTTGAACCCGTGACAGGAACAAATGGCGTCATTGTCCCACCCAAGGAATACCTGCCAAGGGTAAGTGAGATTGCCAGAGACAATGATGTGGTGTTTGTTGCAGACGAGGTCATGACCGGCTTTGGAAGAACGGGTGACTGGTTTGCAGTGAACCACTGGAACGTGAAGCCGGATATCATTACAACGGCAAAAGGCATCAGTGGAGCTTACATGCCCCTGTCCCTGACTGCGACAGACAAAAGGATTTCCGAGTACTTTGACCAGAACTACTTTGCCCATGGCCACACATACGAGGCACATCCCATGACTCTTGCTGCTGGAGTTGCAGCCATTGAGGAATACAAGAGACTGGACATAATGAAAAAGGTCAGGGGCATGGCTCCGCATTTTGCCAGCAGGCTTGAGGAGATCAGGGAAAGGCACAGATCGGTTGGGGATGTCAGGCACATAGGATTATTCGGGGCAGTGGAACTTGTGAAGGATCAGGAGAAGAAAACGCCATTCAACAGCTACGAGGAGAAGGTGGCTGGAAAACCCCTGATGACCGATCTGGTTGCAAAGAAAGCAATGCAGGATGGCGTTTACATAAGCACATGGGTGACGAATCTCATGATAGCTCCGCCACTCATTATTTCAGGTGATGATCTGGACAGGGGATTCGAGGCACTGGATGCTGCCCTGTCCATTGCCGACAGGGAGGTGATGTGA